GTTTTGCTGCTGATTTCCTGAACATGAAGTGAATTCCTCCGAGAGGTGAGTTTAGGCAAAGCATCTCATTCCCAGACATCACATCACACAGTATCCAAAGACACTTTCAGACACGGACCTTGACTTTATGAATgaacatctgtctgtctgtctaatgGAAGGCCATTTCACGCTCGAATGTGTGTTTCCTGAAAGTCTTTGttcttaaaaaacaacaacacacaacaactGTTTGGAGAGTATTTGTTTGACACCTGAAACTAGAAAAACATCTTTACTCTGtcaaactttgctgtagttttgccagTACCTTACCGTagatttcatttacaattttgttttaaacatgaacTTATCTAGTTCTTATACTTTCTTTCATAAATCAAGACTACAGCtaaggtcacttttcttgttatgtaaatgtgtcGTAGTTTGAAATATTTCTACTCGAAAACgagacaaaaatgtcattttttgcagtaatgccgccagtctcttcttgctcgtTTTGAATCTCAAAAAGTCAGTGTTTTAATTGGaattaaagtaaagttgaactcaaattgaaaacagtactaatagtaTGACATGATCTTAGCAAGACCACAGGTTAAAGCCATCAGTCGTTCATGTCAGACGGTAGGAAACACATACGTTTGGCAAATCTCTGACTCaaaggttctttggggaaccaaaagtTGTTCTGCGAAGAACCTttttagcatctttatttttaagcgtGCATGACATGAGCAATATCTTACAAGCGTTTATAGTTGACAGCTTCCAAGCAGGTTTGACGAATGACGCTTCGTTTGTATTACAGTGGACTTCTCCTGTTCTGTAACTgcctttgtttgacaaatagaAGGTGCTTAAAAAGATCCAGTGCATAAAAATACATCTGGGAAGACAGACTGGGGTTATATAAAAACTAAAAGGCTATAAAAGGCATATACACTGTTTATCTTCATTTTAACATCCGTTCTTGTTTTTAGTTCTTTTGAGAACATCTCAGCGCTGACACCACGAGTTAATATAGATGTTGGTTTTATGGTTATTAACTCCTGCATCTTGACTGGAGTCATCActcatgtttttatgttatgGTCATTCTGTCAAATATGCGCTTCGATGCTCATGGCTTTTTTAACATCTTACATCACGCTATAGAGCTGTCAGCACCATTAatctgaaacaaaaaagaatccGCTGACCCAGGTTCACTTTGAGGTGTGCAAATTCGGCCATTGTCCAGATGAATAGATGAGCGACACTTTATAACTTAAAGACTTTTCACTCTCATAACTGCAGTGAAGGAAAATACAACAACAGAAGCTTTATTTATACAATACAGAAATGTATTATGTACGGTGAAACCTTTCAGAACACTGGCAAGGAATAAACACTTTACAAACAAATTGAGTCGATATAGGACAAAGATTTGTTACAAAAAATGTGCCATCTCGAAGTCCATCCTAAAACAAAATCAGTAAGTGCAGAAGGAGCTAAACTAAAAGAGATGTATGAACACACACGTCAGTGTTTATACAGGGGAAGCAGAGCTCCGTTTAGTTCAGGGTGTTGCGAGGGTGGAATCATCTGATGTATTGTGAGGTGAAGTAACGGGTTAACAGGACAGATAAATCATTCAGCTCTTACTTTCATCTGTGTCTTAAATAGTTTAAGGATGCTGCTGGCAATGCCATGCCAGATCGGGGGTTTGATTCCCATTCAACACTCCAACACAAAAATACACGGAGAAAAAAAGTCAGCCTTTGGGATCTGTTCTCAGATAGATGAGCTATTGTTTGATGATCTTTACGTAAGACTCATGAACGTCTACCATGATTACACTGCATTTGTATGACCAACACGTGGAGCCTAAAAAACTCGCACCTCTGAAATGACTGGACTTAACAATAGAAATATGTGCAAACACGTTCAATTGTTGCTTTTATAAACAGTTTGTATTCTTGTAATTGTAAAATTGCTTCAAAAATTGTACATCGTCTCAATTTTCTTTAGCATCATAACTTATCAGCGCCTCTTTTAAAGAGCGAATCGACCGCTTACTGTACACgaataacagaaacaaaaccgTATTTACATTCCAGGCATTATTAAAAAGGTGAACTCACTATACACGCTGAGAAATATAGATGGCAGCTTTACAGCCagtctgtataaatgttttcagAAAGAAATATCCCGGCACCTGcagagagaaaaacaacacaaacaagataaagacatttgtgtatttaatggcgggaatacactacaagacgtTTAAATTCTGAACAGATTGTTTTTAAACTAGatatcacacacttgcagactttttgaaagtttcagatagaaacacactaactgatcaaatctgcagactggcacagactttctgcaacaagtccagagtgaaaatctgggcaaaagtcttgtagtgtattttagcctttagaCGAGATAAAAAACAATTCATATTTGACATTGATTAGAGACTCACAGATTCAGCATCATGCTCCAATCCTGTGTCATGATGCTCCAGTTCATCATCACGAAACTCTTTAATGATCTGATGAAATCAGAAATACATGACCTTTCTGTTAAATGTCTGTCGTTTTCCTTTTGACAATACCAGTTGTGTCAGAATGATTTGCACAAACCATCACTACATGATGTAAACACTACCTGCAGTAACTCTGTATATCTCTCTGGGTCGTCCTCCATCAGCGCTCTGATTTGGCTGTTGTAGTGCTCAGAGATGCTCTCCTCCACTGCGACCGTACAGGCCATAGCCCCTTCTTTACCCAGAAGAGCGGAACAGGCCCCTGCAGCGGCACACGAAGAGAGAGGATTAGAAAAAGTACACAGGCACACGCATGAGCATGCCTCAATAATAACCTACCTAGCAGAAACCCTGTGATATTCCACAGCGGCAATAATAATGTCGGTCGAACCCGTTGCTCACCCAGGATCGTGTTGAACTTTTCCAAATGCTTTTTCTCTTGGTCCCACATACGCTGTAGATTgtgtgaaaaaaatgtacatcCATCTGGTGTGATGGTGAATTTGGCATACATGTATCTAAAGACACGGTGCTGGTGTTTAGTACCTGGATTAGAGGCCCTGTCTGAGTTCTTCCGAGAATGGCCATCTGGCCAGCGTAGATACGATTGGCTCCGTACTCTCCTGCGTGGTCAACCCTCAGCATCCTATCCAACATGGCCTTCTCCTCTTCATCACGTGCTGGAGGAAGGACACTGTATCTTCTACATAACACGGAGCCATTTACTGCAACCACCCAATGACAATCACAGAATGACAAAAGACACACTCACAGTGTTCTAAAGAAAACCTTAGACACACCAACTCAATGTGACACCTGGCATGTTTGGATATGCCTGTTTCAGCATTCACTATGAATTCATATATAAAGACGAATATAAAAGATTACAAACTTAaagacaattatttttacaaacagtATCGCTATGTCCACCTTATTAACATGAATTCCATGTATGGTATAATTTTCACGTTTTCTATAGTTTCCTTGTTTTGTAGtatatttctattattttgtctctagtgctgaaatgtattttctgtaaagctgctttgaaacaatgtaaCATTTTCAAGATCATTAATAATGGTAACATAACAGTgatgcatacagtatgtacaaacAATACATATTTAATTCAAACTACTTATGCATTAGCTCTTTAAGATCAAGCGGTTCATAAAACAACgagaaacatacagtacatctagTCAAGAAGATTCTGCTAAAAGAAAAAGCGATACGAAGGGTTCCCCATTACAAATATCACATGAACCAGGTTCATAAAACCTTTACAAATATCCAGTATGTAGAGTATTTTGGGTCTCATTCCAGTAAGACTGAATGGTTGTCTGTTGGTTCCCATCAggcagataacatcccaccaacagaAGCAACACATACATATAGACCAtcatagtttccattaaaatcaaTGCAATTCTCTttgtaaccattaaatccagtgGATACTTTCTATTGTTTTAAGCTTGTAGTTTAAAAGACGTCTAATAGAATTAGTATCATCTTGTTTAAGTAAGAGTCACGGACACAGATGAACGTGTTCTATAAATGGTGTTCTTGACATCATGATGTAAACTGGAGTAGCTGTCATGAACagtatgtttgttttgtcagCACACACAGAAATGAAGCACATATTTACCTCCGTTTACGTAAACACAGTTCCTCGCGTGTCTTACAGCACACTCCGCCACTCTCTGCATTTctacaaacaattaaataacACTTAAAGACTATATGCTCCAGTAGCGCTACTGGTAAAGGTTGTGGCGCTTTCTAGTGACGTCATCATCGGGTCGCTTATTAAACGCGTTCGTTCCTGTTGCCACGAAAGcattattttaatgttcatATATTTGTTCTGTCCGCCTGTTATAGTGTTGTAGTTTTTTATATGATCTGTTAATTCTGGTTATTTGATGCCTaatttgtttgtatatttgtttcgatttaataaataaataaatacatttatttatttatttattcatttattaaatataaatatatgttcaGAGAACAATAACGTAACAAAATAGCCGAGGTTTTAAAGAAATCCACACACATATGAGAAAAAACTGTCTAGAAGCACAATTTTAGCAGCTTTTTTGTTTCCATAGGCTATCTATACATATTCCTAATATATTAAAcaccaaaaagaaaaaagatattCAGTATTAGCATAGATTAATTATGTATGCCttattttccaaatgttttaaagTTTCATTTAATAAAGCAGCCGCACAACAATTCGTTGTTTTAGAGGCCTCCCACCATTAATATGGAGCCAAAATGAACAGTTCAATCCACACTCGGAAGGAAACACAGGGAAGTAAAGCGATTTACAGGGAAAAGTAAGTATGGTGAACAAAGCGATACGCGGGAGAAATGTCCGGATGGTGTGCTGCTTCCGCTGAGATTTGCGTGATGgcctgtcaaataaaaaaagttaataaattaaaataccAAGACAACTTTTCAAGTGTAAGTGATACTGAATACCAATATGTGTATCTTGTggtatttatttaacaacaccTGAGTACATTATTTTGTTGTCATTACGTCACATAGgtgaacaaacatacacaagTATAACAAAGAAAACCTTGCTGAGGTGATATGCGCGAAATATCTGCGCTCACACATTCCACACATATATTTTAACGGCAAGCAGgtatttcgttttattcaacAGGTTCTGTCACAGTACGTGATGTCAGACGCAGGATAGGTGTGCACTTATTTTTTTGGGCACAGAGTAACCTAAAGATTGCTATGCGTCACAAAAAACATTGGGTTTACTTTAGGGTTTTAAATCGTCTCTTTAGTATTTCAGCTAGTGGCCTGTAGGTGGCACTCCTACATAGATAGGTGTAATTCAGTCCCTAATAACAAGCGTGTGCATGTACAGGGATGCGCATAAGTGGTGCGCaggtgcgcatgcgcgaccaaaattaaaaatgcgctctgtaaacaagtttagaacgctcatttgcgcactgacatggttgaaaccttttgatgcacaatcactgatttagaccgactaaatgtaatactggttaagatttccgtttgtactgaatgctgc
The Triplophysa rosa linkage group LG7, Trosa_1v2, whole genome shotgun sequence genome window above contains:
- the coq7 gene encoding 5-demethoxyubiquinone hydroxylase, mitochondrial isoform X1, with product MQRVAECAVRHARNCVYVNGVNGSVLCRRYSVLPPARDEEEKAMLDRMLRVDHAGEYGANRIYAGQMAILGRTQTGPLIQRMWDQEKKHLEKFNTILGEQRVRPTLLLPLWNITGFLLGACSALLGKEGAMACTVAVEESISEHYNSQIRALMEDDPERYTELLQIIKEFRDDELEHHDTGLEHDAESVPGYFFLKTFIQTGCKAAIYISQRV
- the coq7 gene encoding 5-demethoxyubiquinone hydroxylase, mitochondrial isoform X2, which encodes MLDRMLRVDHAGEYGANRIYAGQMAILGRTQTGPLIQRMWDQEKKHLEKFNTILGEQRVRPTLLLPLWNITGFLLGACSALLGKEGAMACTVAVEESISEHYNSQIRALMEDDPERYTELLQIIKEFRDDELEHHDTGLEHDAESVPGYFFLKTFIQTGCKAAIYISQRV